CGAGGTACGCGAGGATCGCCCGCATCCGGTGATCGTCCCGCTCGTGCGTGAGGTTATTCGGATGGAGCCACATGTGGAAGATCCCGTCCGACTCGACGGCTTCGTCGATCCCGCGCCGGGCCTGGACGACCATCGGGTCCTCCCAGATCGACTCCGCGACGGTTCGGGCCGGCCCTTCGAACCCGAACAGGAACAGCGAGGCCGGCACGTTCACCAGCCCGTACTCGTCGACGACCGGTTGGACCAGCAGCGAGTGGTCGCGAAACGTCGAATCGAAGAGGCCGCGAACGCCGTCCCGCGTCGGCGAGCGGCCCCGATACGCCCGGACGCCGTGGTCGGCGAGGACGTCTCGGTGCCCGACGTCGTTGCGCGGATAGACGAACGTCTCGATCGACTGGTCCCACTCCGACGCGATCTCGGTGCTGCGCCGAAGCTCGGCCTCGGCGAGTTCGCGGTCCGTCTCCGGCCGTCCGAAGAGGACGTGGGAGAACGAGTGGCTGGCGAACTCGTGGTCGACTTCGGACGAGAGCAGCGCGTCGACCAGATCGGGTGCGAACCGGAGGTCGGCCCGGTCCGCCCACTCGGTTCGTTCCCGCTCGAACCAGCCCTCCGGCGCGGGATGTTCGGCGTGTCTCCCGTCGCAGGACTCGAGCATCAGGTGGCCGACGACGGCCCAGGTCGCGGGGATTTCGAACTCCGAGAACAGATCGAGCATGACCGACCAGCCGCGGCGACCGGACTCTACTCGATCCGTCGGCAGGGACTCGACGTCGTGAAATCCCCAGCCGAGTTCGGCGTCGAGCGAGACGACGACACTACCCATAGCTCCCACCACGCGTGATCGTCATACTCGTGATGGATTCGATCGGACGGTTTTGTTATTGATCGCCTTTCCATGTCAAGTCCCGTCGTACGGCAACCGATAGCCGACGATACGATCCGGATACGGTCGATCGGCCGTCCACAATTGCGCGCCGCTCGGACAGTTGTCAGCCGCGATCACTGGTTGCCGTTTCGGACCGTCCTGTCGGCGGAACATCCAGAAATCGGCAACTGTCGGCGATCCTAACGGTAATGTGTTCAAACAGCCGAAAATTCCGCGGTGCAACTCGTTAACGCCACCGAACGCACCGGGAGATGACACGGATGAGGGGTGAACACTCCCTATAACAAAGCGGTCATCCGGTATCCTGCCCGATAGCAGGTGTTTTAAAATTATGAGCGGATCTACCCCCACGTCCGAGCGGGCGTTCGTCCTCGGACTCGACGGCGTACCGTGGCGACTCATCGAGCAGTGGAGCGACGAGGGTGAACTCCCGAACTTCGCCCGGATGCGCGAAGAAGGCGCCTCGGGCACGCTCGAGAGTACGCGTCCGCCGACGACGCCGCTCGCTTGGCCGTCGATCGCGACCGGCGTCTGGCCGGACAAACACGGGATCTACGGCTTCCAGAACCTCTCGGAGGAGTACTCCCACGAGATGTACACGAGCCACGACATCCAGCAGCCGCCCCTGTGGGAGCAACTCCAGCCGGCTCACGTCGGGAACGTTCCGATGACGTTCCCGGCCCGCGATATCGACGGCTCGATGGTGACGGGGATGATGACTCCCTCCACCGATCAGGAGTTCACGCATCCGCCCGACCTCGGCGACGAGCTCGAGTCGCGCGTCGGCGAGTACGAGATCAGCCTCGACTATCCGGAGTACGCCGACCGCCCCGACGAGTTCGAGGAGGCCGTCTCGAACATGCTCGAGCAGCGCCGGGAGGTGATGCAGCTGCAGATGGACCGCGCGGGCGACGACTGGCAGCTGTTCTTCTTCGTGTACACCGCGCCGGACCGGTTCCAGCACCTCGTCTGGGACATGGACCGGCTGCTCGCCCACTACAAGAAACTCGACGACCTGCTCGGCGACGTCATGGACTACACCGACGAGCACGACGCCGACCTCTACGTCGTCTCCGACCACGGCTTCGGCGAGATTCACGACCTGATCTACGTCAACCACATTCTCGAGCGGGAGGGCTACCTCTTCAGACGCGAGGACGAGGGCACCCGCGGCGCGCTCGCGAGCCTCGGCATCTCGCGGGACAGCATCACGAACATGCTCGAGCGGGTCGGCATCTCGGAGGAGATGCTGGTCTCGAACCTCCCGCGGAGTCTGCTCGACACCGTCGCCGAGCAGATCCCGGGCGATCACGCCCTCTACGACGTCGACTACGAGCGCACCGTCGCGTTCGTCCACGACGCGGGCAACTGTTACATCAACGACAGCAGGCGGTTCGAGAACGGGATCGTCTCGCCGAGCGACGTCCCGGAGATCAAAGAAGAGCTCATCGACGTCTTCGAGTCGGTGACCGACGCGAACGACCGGCAACTCCTCGAGGTCTACGACGGGGACGAACTGTTCCCCACCGATCCCGACTCGCCGGATCTGATCGTCAACGGGATCGACGGGTACGACGTCCGCAACGGGATCGAGGACGAGGTGCTCGGCGACACCGGGAACTACGCGGCGAGCCACCGCAGCACGGGGATCATGCTCTGTCGCGGCCCGTCGATCGACTCGGGGGCGACGCTGCGGGGCGCGCGCGTGGTCGACGTCGCGCCGACGCTGCTGCACGGCATCGGCGAGCCAGTGCCGGCAAACGCTGACGGTCGCGTGCTCTTCGACGCGTTCGACGAGTCGGCGACGCCGGCAACCACGAAGGTCCAGCGGTCCGAGGTGTCGAAGGTGGCGACGCCGGACGGCGAGGTCGACGAGGACTTCGACGACGTCGAGGACCGCCTGAAGGGCCTCGGCTACATGGAGTAATCCGATTTTGGTTCTCGCGGTCGCGACGTAATCGGAGTAAGAGGACGGCGGCTCGAGTCGGATTTCTCGCGCGCATCATCTGTGCGGCGTCACCTGCCGGCAGTCCGAAACAGCTATCGCGACCGGCCGCGGATGCGATCCAGTCCGTTTTTCGCCGTCGTCAACATCGGATACGCGGCGTTGTACACCGGGGCCGGTGCGTTTCTCGCGCCCGCGCGGAACAGCCGGTGGGACAGCGGCGGTTCCGCCTCGTCGACGAGGGCCTCGAGATCGGCCTCGAGCAGCCACTCGAAGAACGCCGCTTCCTCCGGCGACCCGGGCTCTGTCTCCTGGGCGCGATCGCGGATGTCGGCCCACATGTAGCGCTCGTCCTGTCCCAAGACCCACTCGCCGCCCTCGAGCGCGCGGCGAATGTCGGCGTAATCGTTGTGGGAGAACGGATAGCCGTGGGCCGTCGGTTCGAGGCCCGACAGCCGGAGGCCGACGGCGGTCCGGTAGCACTTCTCGCACTCGCCGCAGTTGCCGTCCATGCGCACGTTGCAGGTCTGGAGCTCGAGGTCCGGTGCATCTGATTCAACGTAATCGGCGATGACGTCCAGCCGCTCCTGCCGGGTGAGCTCGTAGCCGTCGTGGTGACACTCGGTGCCCGTCCAGCGGACGTACTCGTCGATATCGGGGCGCGAGCCCCACTCGAGGTCGATTCCGTCCCAGTGGGTCGCTGCGACGTACAGGTCGCCGATGCCGCGGGCGTACGCCATCGGCGCACAGAGGCCGAGCAGGCCGAGTCCGTGGCCGACGGAGCTGTACCAGGCGCCGTCGACGAACCGCTTGTAGTGAGCGAGCAACATTGCGTGGTCGAGCGCCTCGAGCGCGTTCGTCTCGATAAAGGCGGTCTCGAGGTCGCATTCGTCGGCGAACGACAACACGCGCTCGCGGAGGTGGCGCCAGTCCTCGGCGCCGGACTCGTCGGGGGCGACGGTCCAGCCGCGGATGCTCACGAGCGTCGGCGATTCGTCGCGGTGGCGGATGTAGGAGCACGTGGAGTCGACGCCGCCGGTGAAGAGGAGGGCGCTGTCGCTGCCGTCTTCGTCGTCGTCACCGCCCGCGTCTCCACCACCGGCACCCGCCGGCGCGGCGTCGATCGTCCGCTTCGCGTACAGCGTTCCACCCTCGAGGAAGTCGTACATCCCGAGCAGGCTGGCCTTGACGTCCTCGAGCGCCCGCGCGAAGGTCGCGTCGACCTCGTCGACGTAGATGTCCGCGCCGTCGGCCCACGCGACCGGACAGACGTTCGCGAGGACGGGTATCGCGAGCACGCCGTCGGGAACGTCCTCGACGGAGCAATCGTAGCTGGTTCGAAACGGGTTGCCCGTGAAGAACCGCTCGAGGTCGGCCGAGGGACGTACCTCGCACTCGAGGCTCGAGCCGTCGGTCTCGGGATTTCCGATGGTGACTGATGACATGCCACATACTGGAGGACGAATGGCTACAAAAACCACCATTACCGTTGCTCGGTTTGCCGGCCGAAAATCGATGTGTAGGTGACAGTCGACCACAGACAACGGCGCCGTACGCGCAATAAGCCGATGCTTCAGCGGTCGGCCGCCGCAACGGGCCGGCTCGAGACGGCGGTCACCGAGCGCTCGATCCGCGCCAGAGCACGATCGAAACGGGCCATTAGGGAATCCGCCGGCGACCGGCGGTCCAGTCGTAGGCGATAGCGACAGGTGACGTCGAGGAAACGCGAGCATCCGGACTCGAACGCGGTGTACGCGGCGCCAGCCGATAGGAGCCGCATAACAAACCTCGCAATCGCTGATCCTCAGACCAACCCATGCCTCTGCGTATCGACGCCGATGTCAACCCTCGAGCGGCGGGTGATGACAGGCAATGAATCGGACGACACTCGATTCGGTGTTCGCCGTCGGCTTCGTCGCCGTCGCAGTCGGTATCCTCGTGGCGCGAGCGAACCCCGCGACCGCGTACGAGGCGTCGGTGTACACGGCGACGCCGACGGCGACGTGGGCCGGGCTGGCGATCGGCCTGGCGATCGCTGTCCTCGGAGCGATCGGCTGTCGCGGCCGCGAGCAGGCGATCGCCATTGGACTCGGCAGTTTGGCGGTGACGGCAATCGTGAGCCTCCCCGTGATTCGGAACTACCGGTTCGCCGGGATGGGCGACGCGCTGACGCACCTCGGGTGGACGCGCGACATCGTCACCGGAAATATGGCGCCTCACGAGTTGATCTATCCCGGCGTTCACTCGTTGGCGGCGGTCGTCCACTACATCGGAGGCGTCTCGATCGAGCGTGCGCTGCTGTTTACCATCGTCTTCCTGTTCGTCCCCTTCCTAATCTTCGCCCCGCTGGCTGCTCGAGAGATCGACAATACCGGACTGGCAGCCGGCTGCGCAGCGGTCGTCGCGTGGATGGTCCTGCCGATCAACAACGTCGCGACGCACATGGGCGTCCACACCAACTCGAACGCGCTGTTTCTCGTGCCCGTCGTGGTCTTCGCGTTCGTCACGTTCCTTCGACGCCGGTCGACGATCGAACGGCTGCCGTTCGGCCTCTCGCCGTTCAGCGTTCTCGTCTACCTGACTGCCATCGGCTTACTGCTGGTCCACCTCCAGCAGATGGTCAATATCGTCGTCCTCGTCGGTGCGATCGCCGGCGTCCAGTTTCTCGCCCGGCGCCGGTACGACGACCACCCGATTCTCGAGCATCCGACGACGTACGTCCAGACGGTCGTGCTCGGCGCGATGTTCACCATCTGGGCGCTCGCCAACGAGCGGTTCCGGAACGCCGCGACGACCCTCGTCGAGGGCGTCCTCTCTGCGGACATCGGCGCCGGACAGGAGGTCGACCAGCGCGGGACCTCGCTGACCGAAATCGGCGGCAGCATCGCCGAACTGTTCGTGAAGATGTTCCTCGACGCGGCGGTGATCGGCCTCGTCGCGGGGCTGTTCGTGCTGGTGACCTGGATCGGCTGGACCCGGACCGACCGGGAGGCGTCGACGTTCGTCACGTACTTCGGGCTCGCACTGGTTCCGCTGGGAATCATGTTCGCCCTCTACTTCGTCGGGACGCCGACGATGGCGTTTCGGCAGGTCGGGTTCATCTACGTCGTCCTGACGATCCTCGGTGGGGTCGCGCTCGCACACGCGATTACCGGCCTCTCGCGGTACATCACGAGGCCGGGTGCGAACGCGGTGGCGTCGATCGGCCTCGGAGTGCTCCTCGTGCTCGGCCTGCTGACCGTCTACGCCTCGCCGCTGATCTATAGCCCGACACAGCACGTCACCGACGAGCAGTTCAGCGGCTACGAGTCGAGCTTCGAGCACACGGCCGGCGATCAACCCTACGTCGGACTGGGCTACGACCCCTACCGGTACGACCACGGTATCAACGGCCTCGAGGGCCAGGAGGAAGCTCCCCTGAGCGGCGCGGCGTTCTCGAGCGGCACCGTCGACGCCGAACGGTTCGAGGCGGGCAACTACAGCGGGGCCTACCGCGGCGTCGACTACTACCTCACGATCTCGGCGTTCGACGAAACGCGGGAAACGGAGGTTTATCGGGGGCTCGATATCAGCGAGGAGGCGGTTGCGGGCGTCGAGACCGACCCAGCCGCCAATAAAGTGATCTCCAACGAGGAGTACGAGATGTACGCCGTTGCTAGCGAGTCGTAAGCCGTCGTAGAACTGAAAACAGTAGCCATAACAAAACCGCATTTTCCCGTCGGTGTTGACGATCATGAGCGCTCTCGACGACGTCCGCGTGCTCGACCTGACGCGCGTGCTCGGCGGACCGTACTGCACGATGTTGCTCGCCGACCTGGGCGCAGACGTCGTGAAAATCGAACCGCCGGGCGGGGATTTCGTCCGCGAAACGCCGCCGTTTCACGACGAGGACGATAGCTTCGGCGGCTACTTCCAGAGCATCAACCGCGGGAAGCGGAGCCTCGAGCTCGATTTCACCGACGAGGACGACCGCGACGATTTCCTGTCGCTCGTCGACGCGGCGGACGTCGTCGTCGAGAACTATCGCGCCGGGACGATGGCGAAGTTCGACCTCGAGTACGAGCGCCTCGCCGAGCGCAACCCGCAACTCGTCTACGCGGCGCTGCGCGGGTTCGGCGATCCCCGCACCGTCGAGAGCCCCAAACAGGACGAGCCGGCGTTCGACCTCGTGGCGCAGGCGATGGGCGGCGTGATGCACCAGACCGGCCACCCGGACGGCCCGCCGACGAAGGTCGGGTTCGGCGTCGGCGACATCTTCACGGGCGTGTTGCACGCGGTCAACATTCTCGCGGCGCTGCACTACCGGGAGCGGACGGGCGTCGGACAGTTCGTCGACACGGCGATGTACGACTCCATGGTGAGCCTCGGCGAGCGGGCGGTCTACCAGTACTCCTACACCGGCGAGGTGCCCGAGCGGCGGGGCAACTCTCATCCGACGCTGTTCCCGTACAACGCCTTCGAGGCCGAGGACGGTTTCGTCGTCATCGCCGCGCTCACCGATCGCCACTGGCGGAACCTCTGTGAACACATGGGCGAACCCGAGTGGGCTGTCGACTACGCCGACGCCGCGGATCGGCTCGAGCACCGCGAGAAACTGCGCGAGGCGATCGCGGAATGGGTCGGCTCCCGATCGGCCGCGGCGGTCCTCGAGACGCTCAACGGGTCCGTCCCCTGCGGGCCGTTGCAGGACGTCGCCGACATCTACGACTGCGAGCACGCGAAGCAGCGGGAGATGCTCGTCGAGGCCGACCTTCCCGAGGCCGACGAGACGGTGACGATCGCCGGCACGCCGATCAAGATGGCCAAGACGCCGCCCGAGCCGGGCGACCGCGCGCCGCTGCTGGACGAGCACCGGGACGAACTCCTCGGGGTCGACGTCGCGCGGCCGCCCGAGCCCGACGTCGGCGACGGGGAGACGGAGCCGTTCGAGGTTTCGCAAGACCAGTCACAGGACGATTGAACGACCATGGCAACCGACTCATCGAACCGAACGGAATCGAACGCGGAAGCGGCGAATAGCAACCGGGCCACCGAGAAACAGTCGGAGACAGAAACTGAGCGGGAACGGGACTCACAGCCCAGCGACGTAGAGACCGAAGACGACCCGTACACGATCCGGCCCTACGAACCCGACGACAGGGAGGACTTCCTCGAGCTGTACGATCGGGTGCTCGGCGACCGCGACGACGAGTGGTTCCGCTGGAAGTACGAGGACAACCCCTACGTCGATCACGTGCCGATGATCGTCGCGACCCACGAGGGGCGGGTCGTCGGCACGAAACCCAGTTTCGCACTCGAGCTTCGGGCCGGTAACCGGACCCTCCGGGCGCTCCAGCCGGCCGACGTCATGGTCCACGAGGACCACCGCCGGCGCGGGCTCTACTCGCGGACGACCGAACGGCTCAAGGAGCGGTACCGGGACCGGGAGGCCGACCTGTTCTTCAACTTCCCGAACGAGGCGACGCTGTCGGGCAGCCTGAAACACGGTTGGCGGATCGTCGAGGAGGTGCCGACCTACTACCGCGTCCAGCGGCCCGACGCCTTAGTCGACGGTGACGAGCGCCTCGAGGCGCTCGCGACGGCCGCAGGCCCGGTCGCGGCGGCGTACTTCCGTGCGCGCGATCGGCTGGCCGACCCGCCGACGGACGTCGTCGTTCGCCGGTTCGCGGACGTCCCCGTCGAGCAGTTCGTCGACTGCTACGAGCAAGCAGTACCGGGGACACTGCACGCACACCGCGACGAGACGTTCTACGAGTGGCGCTTCGAGAACCCGAAGTGGACCTACGACGCCTACGTCGCGAGCCGCGACGGCGACCCCATCGCCGGCGTCATCACCGGCACCCGAACGCAGGACGGAACGAAAGAAACCTGCCTGACCGATCTCGTCCCGCTGGCGCGGACCCGCGAGCGACGCGACGGCCTCGAGGCGATCCTCGCGCGCGTGCTCTCCGACCGGCGCGATTCGGCGCTGCTCGCGGCGAGCGGGCGCGCGGTCGACCCCGCCCTGCTCGGCCAGTTCGGTTTTCGGTCGGACCAGTCGCTGCCGTTCTCGAATGTGACTCAGCCGACGACGCAGGTCACCTATCCGCTGGCGGACGACGGCGGCCACGAGTGGACCGTCGCCGGGCGGGCGATCGCCGACCCCTCGAACTGGACAGTGACCTTCGCCGAACAGGACACCTGGTGACCGGTGGTAATTGACTGCTATTCTCTAATTTAGTTGTTGAACTGATAGAAACAGTCGTCGATCGACCCGTTTCGACCCGTTCGGCCCACCGTCGGAAATAGGCCCCATAGAACGGTTCTTGAGGGAGGTAATAGCGTATTTACCCGGAAAATACGGTGTTACGACGGCTGTCCCGACCGGTATTCGTTCATATATTCGTGAACGAAACGCAGTAGATTGTACCGGAATCTATAGTGTTACAAATATATTCTGTAAATTTAATCCATATCGCCAAGGAAAAGTTTATGAGTACAAGCCCAGGTTACGCAAGTGTATGGCGCAGAATCCCCGTACGACCGATGCGGAATCCGCTCCGACTACAGGCCGTAATTACGGATTAAGCCGCCGCAACTACGTTCGCTCGCTCGCCGCGGTCGCGACCGCAGCAACCTCCCTCGGCGCAGCCGGTTCGGTTGCCGCCCAGGACGATGGCGACTACGAGGTCATCGAGGCCACGGGCCAGACCATCCAGGTCGGCTCCGGCGAGACGTGGGAGAACAAGCTGATCGACATGACCACCGGCGGTGACATCGTCGTCAGCGCGTACGGTACCGACTGGACGATCCGCAACATCGGATTCAAGGGCAAGAACACCTCCGGCACCGGCTCCGCCACCTTCGGCATCTGTGACGAGG
The DNA window shown above is from Halopiger xanaduensis SH-6 and carries:
- a CDS encoding polysaccharide deacetylase family protein, which codes for MGSVVVSLDAELGWGFHDVESLPTDRVESGRRGWSVMLDLFSEFEIPATWAVVGHLMLESCDGRHAEHPAPEGWFERERTEWADRADLRFAPDLVDALLSSEVDHEFASHSFSHVLFGRPETDRELAEAELRRSTEIASEWDQSIETFVYPRNDVGHRDVLADHGVRAYRGRSPTRDGVRGLFDSTFRDHSLLVQPVVDEYGLVNVPASLFLFGFEGPARTVAESIWEDPMVVQARRGIDEAVESDGIFHMWLHPNNLTHERDDHRMRAILAYLDRKRSNTDLAVETIGDIAQKVDVARSVDGQVTPIDGRTIGDD
- a CDS encoding alkaline phosphatase family protein, giving the protein MSGSTPTSERAFVLGLDGVPWRLIEQWSDEGELPNFARMREEGASGTLESTRPPTTPLAWPSIATGVWPDKHGIYGFQNLSEEYSHEMYTSHDIQQPPLWEQLQPAHVGNVPMTFPARDIDGSMVTGMMTPSTDQEFTHPPDLGDELESRVGEYEISLDYPEYADRPDEFEEAVSNMLEQRREVMQLQMDRAGDDWQLFFFVYTAPDRFQHLVWDMDRLLAHYKKLDDLLGDVMDYTDEHDADLYVVSDHGFGEIHDLIYVNHILEREGYLFRREDEGTRGALASLGISRDSITNMLERVGISEEMLVSNLPRSLLDTVAEQIPGDHALYDVDYERTVAFVHDAGNCYINDSRRFENGIVSPSDVPEIKEELIDVFESVTDANDRQLLEVYDGDELFPTDPDSPDLIVNGIDGYDVRNGIEDEVLGDTGNYAASHRSTGIMLCRGPSIDSGATLRGARVVDVAPTLLHGIGEPVPANADGRVLFDAFDESATPATTKVQRSEVSKVATPDGEVDEDFDDVEDRLKGLGYME
- the mct gene encoding succinyl-CoA:mesaconate CoA-transferase, whose protein sequence is MSALDDVRVLDLTRVLGGPYCTMLLADLGADVVKIEPPGGDFVRETPPFHDEDDSFGGYFQSINRGKRSLELDFTDEDDRDDFLSLVDAADVVVENYRAGTMAKFDLEYERLAERNPQLVYAALRGFGDPRTVESPKQDEPAFDLVAQAMGGVMHQTGHPDGPPTKVGFGVGDIFTGVLHAVNILAALHYRERTGVGQFVDTAMYDSMVSLGERAVYQYSYTGEVPERRGNSHPTLFPYNAFEAEDGFVVIAALTDRHWRNLCEHMGEPEWAVDYADAADRLEHREKLREAIAEWVGSRSAAAVLETLNGSVPCGPLQDVADIYDCEHAKQREMLVEADLPEADETVTIAGTPIKMAKTPPEPGDRAPLLDEHRDELLGVDVARPPEPDVGDGETEPFEVSQDQSQDD
- a CDS encoding GNAT family N-acetyltransferase produces the protein MATDSSNRTESNAEAANSNRATEKQSETETERERDSQPSDVETEDDPYTIRPYEPDDREDFLELYDRVLGDRDDEWFRWKYEDNPYVDHVPMIVATHEGRVVGTKPSFALELRAGNRTLRALQPADVMVHEDHRRRGLYSRTTERLKERYRDREADLFFNFPNEATLSGSLKHGWRIVEEVPTYYRVQRPDALVDGDERLEALATAAGPVAAAYFRARDRLADPPTDVVVRRFADVPVEQFVDCYEQAVPGTLHAHRDETFYEWRFENPKWTYDAYVASRDGDPIAGVITGTRTQDGTKETCLTDLVPLARTRERRDGLEAILARVLSDRRDSALLAASGRAVDPALLGQFGFRSDQSLPFSNVTQPTTQVTYPLADDGGHEWTVAGRAIADPSNWTVTFAEQDTW